One genomic window of Nocardioides daphniae includes the following:
- a CDS encoding MBL fold metallo-hydrolase: protein MKVHHLNCGSMSTPFGPFVCHVLLLETERSGLVLVDSGFGTADIADPRRRLGPTRHLLRPALDPAETALRQVEALGHSAADVQHVVVTHLDYDHIGGLSDFPHAQVHLTAAEAQGGLRTPSLRDARRFRPQQWSHGPRFVEHADFADTWLGFGAAKQLDQVADGLVLVPLPGHTRGHTCVAVDTGGRWLLHVGDAAEHRGWFEDVPVPRGVRLAEWMLATDRSVLGDNRRRLRELARHHAADVDIVTAHDPVQLERFRPAP from the coding sequence ATGAAGGTGCACCACCTCAACTGCGGCAGCATGAGCACGCCGTTCGGTCCGTTCGTCTGCCACGTCCTGCTGCTGGAGACCGAGCGCTCGGGCCTGGTCCTCGTCGACTCGGGGTTCGGGACCGCCGACATCGCCGACCCGCGCCGACGCCTCGGGCCGACCCGTCACCTGCTCCGCCCTGCGCTCGACCCCGCCGAGACGGCGTTGCGGCAGGTCGAGGCACTCGGGCACTCCGCGGCCGACGTGCAGCACGTCGTGGTGACGCACCTGGACTACGACCACATCGGCGGGCTCAGCGACTTCCCGCACGCCCAGGTGCACCTCACCGCGGCAGAGGCGCAGGGCGGCCTGCGTACGCCCTCCCTGCGCGACGCGCGACGCTTCCGGCCCCAGCAGTGGTCGCACGGCCCCCGCTTCGTGGAGCACGCCGACTTCGCCGACACCTGGCTCGGCTTCGGCGCGGCCAAGCAGCTCGACCAGGTCGCCGACGGGCTCGTCCTGGTTCCGCTCCCTGGCCACACCCGCGGCCACACCTGCGTGGCCGTCGACACCGGTGGTCGCTGGCTGCTGCACGTCGGCGACGCCGCCGAGCACCGCGGCTGGTTCGAGGACGTCCCGGTGCCGCGCGGCGTACGCCTGGCCGAGTGGATGCTGGCCACCGACCGCAGCGTCCTGGGCGACAACCGCCGGCGCCTGCGTGAGCTGGCCCGCCACCACGCCGCCGACGTCGACATCGTCACCGCCCACGACCCGGTCCAGCTCGAGCGGTTCCGACCCGCGCCCTGA
- a CDS encoding sulfurtransferase — MDAVPVAVDPVLNISAYLFTPISDREQLRTTLLARADAAGLRGTVLLAPEGINMFLAGGADELRGFLDALREDARFAALEAKESWSATQPFRKMLVKLKNEIIRMDHPTIRPAAGRAPAVPPLTLKRWLDQGHDDEGREVVLLDTRNAFEVSYGTFSKALDWKIDKFTEFPDAVRRNRAALEGRTVVSFCTGGIRCEKAALFMQDEGLDGVLQLEGGILKYFEEVGGDHYDGDCFVFDDREALTPTLDVWEQQTRREPRRSALAG, encoded by the coding sequence GTGGACGCCGTACCCGTGGCCGTGGACCCCGTGCTCAACATCTCCGCCTACCTCTTCACCCCGATCAGCGATCGCGAGCAGCTGAGGACGACGCTGCTCGCCCGGGCTGACGCCGCCGGCCTCAGGGGCACGGTCCTGCTGGCGCCCGAGGGCATCAACATGTTCCTGGCCGGGGGCGCCGACGAGCTGCGCGGCTTCCTCGACGCCCTGCGCGAGGACGCCCGGTTCGCCGCGCTGGAGGCGAAGGAGTCGTGGTCGGCGACCCAGCCCTTCCGCAAGATGCTCGTCAAGCTGAAGAACGAGATCATCCGGATGGACCACCCGACCATCCGCCCCGCCGCCGGTCGGGCGCCCGCCGTGCCACCCCTGACGTTGAAGCGCTGGCTCGACCAGGGCCACGACGATGAGGGCCGCGAGGTCGTCCTGCTCGACACCCGCAACGCGTTCGAGGTCTCCTACGGCACCTTCTCGAAGGCGCTGGACTGGAAGATCGACAAGTTCACCGAGTTCCCCGACGCCGTGCGCCGCAACCGGGCGGCTCTGGAGGGCAGGACCGTCGTCTCGTTCTGCACCGGCGGCATTCGCTGCGAGAAGGCCGCCCTCTTCATGCAGGACGAGGGCCTCGACGGCGTCCTCCAGCTCGAGGGCGGCATCCTCAAGTACTTCGAGGAGGTCGGCGGCGACCACTACGACGGCGACTGCTTCGTCTTCGACGACCGCGAGGCACTGACGCCGACCCTCGACGTGTGGGAGCAGCAGACCCGGCGCGAGCCGCGGCGCAGCGCCCTCGCCGGCTGA
- a CDS encoding DUF3099 domain-containing protein has protein sequence MARDDPRYTVSGVAEAQSARLRRRKRWYFALMGTCVLLIVLAWNVVRLWSTTAAVAMSVVAAVIPPVAVIIANWGEDH, from the coding sequence ATGGCACGTGACGACCCGCGCTACACCGTCAGCGGCGTCGCCGAGGCGCAGAGTGCGCGCCTGAGGCGACGCAAGCGCTGGTACTTCGCGCTCATGGGGACCTGCGTGCTGCTGATCGTCCTGGCGTGGAACGTCGTACGCCTGTGGTCGACGACCGCGGCCGTCGCCATGTCCGTGGTGGCCGCGGTCATCCCGCCGGTGGCCGTGATCATCGCCAACTGGGGCGAGGACCACTGA
- a CDS encoding alpha/beta fold hydrolase: protein MSAPTWHDSTWDHEAEQLVELPTGMTICHRVDGPADGDPVVLVAGMSEDMTAWTPAFVGRLLERGHRVVRLDNRDIGRSSRVPSPAPPLWRLAAARPLPGAYSLHDMADDTVALLDHLGLGQVHLVGRSMGGMIAQIVAAREPDRVASLTSIYSTTGARRVGATALSTKRHMMRPPARTEEEWVRQHLAVTRHLSGTAHPVDVDEEVAHARLAWARLERPSPGGVLRQVQAIAASGNRSRELARIVAPTLVVHGDRDLIVHPSGGRATAEAIPGARHVEVPGMGHHLPASLALGVADDVLHHIESARSTRPRGDQP from the coding sequence ATGAGCGCGCCGACCTGGCACGACTCGACGTGGGACCACGAGGCGGAGCAGCTCGTCGAGCTGCCGACCGGCATGACGATCTGCCACCGCGTCGACGGACCTGCTGACGGTGACCCAGTGGTGCTGGTCGCGGGGATGTCCGAGGACATGACGGCCTGGACGCCGGCCTTCGTGGGGCGGTTGCTCGAACGCGGTCACCGGGTCGTCCGCCTCGACAACCGCGACATCGGTCGCTCGTCGCGGGTGCCGTCGCCCGCGCCGCCGCTGTGGCGCCTGGCCGCGGCCAGACCCCTGCCCGGGGCCTACTCGCTGCACGACATGGCCGACGACACCGTGGCGCTGCTCGACCACCTCGGCCTGGGGCAGGTGCACCTGGTGGGGCGCTCGATGGGCGGAATGATCGCCCAGATCGTCGCGGCCCGCGAGCCCGACCGGGTGGCGAGCCTCACCTCGATCTACTCCACCACCGGCGCCCGCAGGGTCGGCGCGACCGCGCTCTCCACCAAGCGGCACATGATGAGGCCGCCGGCCCGCACCGAGGAGGAGTGGGTGCGCCAGCACCTGGCCGTCACCCGGCACCTCTCGGGCACCGCCCACCCCGTCGACGTCGACGAGGAAGTCGCCCACGCGCGACTGGCCTGGGCCCGGCTGGAGAGGCCGTCGCCCGGGGGAGTGCTGCGCCAGGTCCAGGCCATTGCCGCCAGCGGCAACCGCTCCCGCGAGCTCGCCCGGATCGTCGCGCCGACCCTCGTCGTGCACGGCGACCGTGACCTGATCGTGCATCCCAGCGGCGGTCGTGCGACGGCGGAGGCGATCCCCGGCGCACGCCACGTCGAGGTGCCCGGCATGGGCCACCACCTTCCCGCGTCGTTGGCCCTCGGGGTCGCCGACGACGTCCTGCACCACATCGAGTCAGCCCGCAGCACCCGACCCCGAGGAGACCAGCCATGA
- a CDS encoding flavin-containing monooxygenase, with translation MHPQHWPGDLDLAGRRVVVIGSGATAVTLVPALTSGENAAAHVTMLQRTPTYVMPLPRRDRVALALKKLLGPERAHGIVRAKNIARGQWIWNLSRKRPGILRKVIRQANVASLPAGYPVDTHFKPPYGPWDQRLCADPDGIFFAAVASGRADVVTDRIDRVTPSGIRLASGAELPADVIITATGLEVQLMGGIELAVDGEPVDLREAMTYRSCMLTGLPNFIFAMGYTNQSWTLRLGLVCDWFVRLLEHMERTGHEAVVVEPDPAVAARSALDFDAGYVKRAAASLPRQGDVRPWTVPMDFYADRRLLTKGPVVDEHLRFFSARTPVPSAPSHQEVTG, from the coding sequence GTGCACCCGCAGCACTGGCCCGGCGACCTCGACCTGGCCGGACGGCGGGTGGTGGTGATCGGTAGCGGCGCCACCGCGGTGACCCTGGTGCCGGCACTGACGTCGGGGGAGAACGCTGCCGCGCACGTCACGATGCTGCAGCGCACCCCGACGTACGTCATGCCCCTGCCGCGCCGTGACCGTGTCGCGCTCGCCCTCAAGAAGCTCCTCGGGCCGGAGCGCGCACACGGGATCGTCCGGGCCAAGAACATCGCGCGCGGTCAGTGGATCTGGAACCTCAGCCGCAAGAGGCCGGGCATCCTGCGCAAGGTGATCCGCCAGGCCAACGTGGCCTCGCTGCCGGCGGGCTATCCCGTCGACACCCACTTCAAGCCGCCCTACGGCCCGTGGGACCAGCGGCTCTGCGCCGACCCGGACGGGATCTTCTTCGCCGCCGTCGCCTCGGGACGCGCCGACGTGGTGACCGACCGGATCGATCGCGTCACGCCGTCGGGGATCCGGCTGGCGTCCGGCGCCGAGCTGCCGGCCGACGTGATCATCACCGCCACCGGCCTGGAGGTGCAGCTCATGGGTGGCATCGAGCTGGCCGTCGACGGCGAGCCGGTCGACCTGCGCGAAGCGATGACCTACCGCAGCTGCATGCTCACCGGGCTGCCCAACTTCATCTTCGCGATGGGCTACACCAACCAGTCGTGGACCCTGCGCCTGGGACTCGTCTGCGACTGGTTCGTCCGGCTCCTCGAGCACATGGAGCGCACCGGGCACGAGGCCGTCGTGGTGGAGCCCGACCCGGCGGTGGCCGCCCGCTCCGCCCTCGACTTCGACGCCGGCTACGTGAAGCGCGCGGCGGCGTCGCTGCCGCGCCAGGGCGACGTACGTCCGTGGACGGTGCCGATGGACTTCTACGCCGACCGGCGGCTGCTCACCAAGGGGCCCGTCGTCGACGAGCACCTGCGCTTCTTCTCCGCTCGTACGCCCGTCCCCTCCGCGCCGTCGCACCAGGAGGTCACCGGATGA
- a CDS encoding NAD(P)-binding protein has translation MVPSDPQVPAPSTSARHEVDVLVVGAGLSGIGAARHLLVDRPGTTFAVLEARDAIGGTWDLFRYPGIRSDSDLHTFGYAFKPWTDDDSIADGDKILDYLHEVVEENDLARHLHLGHRVLAADFDSATARWSVRVRRAAR, from the coding sequence ATGGTCCCGTCCGACCCCCAGGTCCCGGCCCCGTCCACCTCTGCGCGCCATGAGGTCGACGTGCTGGTGGTCGGCGCCGGCCTCTCCGGGATCGGCGCGGCCCGGCACCTGCTCGTGGACCGACCCGGCACGACCTTCGCGGTGCTGGAGGCGCGCGACGCGATCGGCGGCACGTGGGACCTCTTCCGCTACCCCGGCATCCGCTCCGACTCCGACCTCCACACCTTCGGCTACGCGTTCAAGCCGTGGACCGACGACGACTCCATCGCCGACGGCGACAAGATCCTCGACTACCTCCACGAGGTCGTCGAGGAGAACGACCTTGCCCGCCACCTGCACCTCGGCCACCGGGTGCTTGCCGCTGACTTCGACTCCGCCACGGCCCGCTGGTCGGTCCGGGTGAGGCGGGCGGCGAGGTGA
- a CDS encoding PucR family transcriptional regulator, whose amino-acid sequence MIWCDEPLDSAEPLEQAADALVRAVGAARRLSVVISASSVWVWLPGDASGFTEEDLARVAPTTSARISLGRPGHDLAGFRRSHLDAVATQRLLMRLASPSRVAHYQEVQMAALLTHDLAAAEEFVHETLGDLATADEEVRRTVAAFVREQFNTSRTAERLFTHRNTVIRRLARADDLLPRPLASHAVAVAAALDIVRLRGGL is encoded by the coding sequence GTGATCTGGTGCGACGAGCCGCTCGACTCGGCCGAGCCGTTGGAGCAGGCTGCCGACGCGCTGGTCCGTGCCGTCGGCGCCGCTCGCCGACTCTCGGTGGTGATCAGCGCCAGCTCGGTCTGGGTGTGGTTGCCCGGCGACGCGTCGGGCTTCACCGAGGAGGACCTGGCGCGGGTCGCGCCGACGACGTCGGCCCGGATCTCCCTGGGGCGTCCGGGGCACGACCTGGCCGGCTTCCGGCGCAGCCACCTCGACGCCGTGGCGACCCAGCGCCTGCTCATGCGCCTGGCCTCGCCCAGCCGCGTCGCCCACTACCAGGAGGTGCAGATGGCGGCGCTGCTCACCCACGACCTGGCCGCCGCGGAGGAGTTCGTGCACGAGACCCTCGGCGACCTCGCCACCGCCGACGAGGAGGTGCGGCGTACGGTCGCCGCCTTCGTCCGCGAGCAGTTCAACACCTCCCGCACCGCGGAGCGGCTCTTCACCCACCGCAACACCGTCATCCGTCGGCTGGCCCGCGCCGACGACCTGCTGCCCCGCCCGCTGGCGAGCCACGCCGTGGCCGTGGCCGCCGCCCTCGACATCGTGCGGCTGCGGGGTGGGCTGTGA
- a CDS encoding MFS transporter, translating into MTAHPTTAWSPWRTVTAFGLVSLGADMAYEGMRSVSGPYLASLGATALVVGLVTGAGEAIALVLRLFSGRWADRWGRHWTLTTLGYAMTAVCVPMLALAPLLGGAGLTVAAVLILLERTGKAVRSPSKSVLLADAAAGVGRGKGFAVHKALDQVGAFAGPLVVAAAIAAFSSTALGLAVLAVPGALAMLVLAAVARHTAHDAVGQAARPVSAPPSSAPTAPSPADSPKRLPRDFWLLAAAVAASTAGLMTYGVIGFHLVEADLVGDAGVPVVYAGAMAVAALGALASGWAYDRWHTRVLHVLAPLAAVVPPLVFTDSLALALVGVTAWGLASGIQDSSVKAAVADLVPRARLGGAYGSFAAVQGVAALVGGGAAGALYADHLTTLVVGVVLLQVFAAAALFRVLGAAPDPRAG; encoded by the coding sequence GTGACCGCCCACCCGACCACCGCGTGGTCGCCCTGGCGCACGGTCACCGCCTTCGGGCTGGTGAGCCTCGGCGCCGACATGGCCTACGAGGGGATGCGCTCGGTCAGCGGCCCCTACCTCGCCTCGCTCGGCGCGACCGCGCTCGTGGTCGGCCTCGTCACCGGGGCCGGCGAGGCGATCGCCCTGGTCCTGCGCCTCTTCTCCGGCCGTTGGGCGGACCGGTGGGGCCGGCACTGGACCCTCACCACCCTGGGCTACGCCATGACGGCGGTCTGCGTGCCGATGCTGGCGCTCGCGCCGCTGCTCGGCGGTGCCGGGCTCACCGTGGCGGCCGTGCTGATCCTGCTGGAGCGCACCGGCAAGGCCGTACGCAGCCCCTCGAAGTCCGTCCTGCTCGCCGACGCCGCGGCCGGCGTGGGCCGCGGCAAGGGGTTCGCGGTGCACAAGGCGCTCGACCAGGTCGGTGCCTTCGCGGGGCCGCTGGTGGTCGCCGCCGCGATCGCCGCCTTCTCGTCGACTGCGCTGGGGCTGGCCGTGCTGGCCGTGCCGGGTGCGCTGGCGATGCTGGTGCTGGCCGCGGTCGCGCGGCACACCGCCCACGACGCGGTGGGGCAGGCAGCCCGGCCTGTCTCGGCGCCCCCTTCCTCGGCGCCCACTGCCCCGTCGCCCGCCGACTCCCCGAAGCGCCTTCCCCGCGACTTCTGGCTGCTCGCCGCGGCGGTGGCCGCGAGCACGGCCGGGTTGATGACCTACGGCGTGATCGGCTTCCACCTGGTCGAGGCCGACCTGGTCGGCGACGCCGGGGTGCCGGTCGTCTACGCCGGTGCGATGGCGGTCGCCGCGTTGGGTGCACTGGCCAGCGGGTGGGCGTACGACCGGTGGCACACGCGGGTGCTGCACGTCCTGGCACCGCTGGCGGCGGTCGTGCCGCCGTTGGTCTTCACCGACTCGCTCGCCCTGGCCCTGGTCGGCGTCACCGCCTGGGGGTTGGCCTCCGGCATCCAGGACTCCTCGGTCAAGGCCGCCGTCGCCGACCTGGTCCCCCGGGCCCGGCTCGGCGGCGCCTACGGCTCCTTCGCAGCCGTCCAGGGGGTCGCTGCCCTGGTCGGGGGCGGCGCCGCCGGGGCGCTGTACGCCGACCACCTCACCACGCTCGTCGTCGGCGTGGTGCTCCTCCAGGTCTTCGCCGCAGCAGCACTGTTCCGGGTGCTGGGGGCAGCACCCGACCCGCGGGCCGGCTGA
- a CDS encoding ATP-binding protein produces the protein MVDDPKTGRPVEKLLRGRGSDTWGAVAMTFVNDQGGRFTALRTYYVPRRATRSSDVQMQLVTHEEALGLETLEAAVPDRFHANTLKKLYPGVRVHRTYAEFAAVLHARLGIGANSDGAKALRLLARIQAGNQVRSVDELYKEMVLERPATYAAADRAISHFDDLDASYAAMRTEEAKLDLLEPITALHERKVAAARRLTELDAFGVTLGGDTPLRTWLLRTHLRLLEKAIAENRDARRTTTDAYAAATSAEAALVGDLEAAKEAHRAAGGSTLQSLALALEQEAVVRQDRLGRRATLQSRLLPLVQVTEAQDAGADLTVEGVEVGPALDSAGDFAELQSRARAWLEGWEGDHAELKAARDAARDRRYPINVRQGELRRERGSMESRAGRMPVRMHELRAEVARASGLSVEELPFVAELLDVAPDESRWRLAVETVLGSSARMMLVPIEKLDDFSSAIDGLELRGRITFEGAETHLPDTDPEDPDYVAGKLVFKESPFSGWVQQHVSDPSRNALCVEGPEGLSGEGLRVTLAGQTRQGRRGAHGLNDLRSVIGFSNDDALADIDEELEALEAQLVEIDEEVAELDRRTSVLELRRTAYEAIAAARYDDLDVTGSERRIAELERRRDEILSSDDELQVLQDQIEQLQAQLESTRKERYDLERRQKELGRAHAEFVDSEDMVKDRLEALERSGRAALDEAQDAALTAEFAAAVAPADPHDLDRFAEHSQRLSERLRNAVGEAEAEGRRVDEELAAIFRMYKLQWDSPNLGATADSYADYARILDEIKGTGLAGRRSEWRRRLTEWSGQDLVPLVGAMASSIEEIEDRLEPINAILRRLEFGAEGDRLRIRLRRLAPAHVQAFMRDLRTLAGGGTAELDEVDLEKRFNDLSRFMKQLRRPSDTAEGTSDRDRLLDVRRHVEISAERYDHATGELRATYRTLGEKSGGESQELVAFIVGSALRFRLGDEMRSRPRFAPVFLDEGFVKADSEFAGRAVQAWKGLGFQLIIGVPLDKVTGLEPHMDDLLAITKNAQTHQSWITPITDPTRAVERGL, from the coding sequence GTGGTCGACGACCCGAAGACCGGGCGCCCTGTGGAGAAGCTGCTGCGCGGCCGTGGCTCCGACACCTGGGGCGCGGTGGCGATGACCTTCGTCAACGACCAGGGCGGACGCTTCACCGCGCTGCGCACCTACTACGTGCCGCGGCGCGCGACCCGCTCCAGCGACGTGCAGATGCAGCTCGTCACCCACGAGGAGGCGCTCGGGCTGGAGACGCTCGAGGCCGCCGTGCCGGACCGCTTCCACGCCAACACCCTCAAGAAGCTCTACCCGGGCGTGAGGGTGCACCGGACCTACGCGGAGTTCGCCGCCGTCCTCCACGCCCGCCTCGGCATCGGCGCCAACAGCGACGGCGCGAAGGCGCTGCGGCTTCTGGCGCGCATCCAGGCCGGCAACCAGGTGCGCAGCGTCGACGAGCTCTACAAGGAGATGGTGCTCGAGCGGCCCGCGACCTACGCCGCCGCCGACCGCGCGATCTCGCACTTCGACGACCTCGACGCCTCGTACGCCGCGATGCGCACCGAGGAGGCCAAGCTGGACCTCCTCGAGCCGATCACCGCGCTGCACGAGCGCAAGGTCGCTGCCGCCCGCCGGCTCACCGAGCTCGACGCCTTCGGCGTCACCCTGGGCGGCGACACCCCGCTGAGGACGTGGCTGCTGCGCACCCACCTGCGGCTGCTGGAGAAGGCGATCGCGGAGAACCGCGACGCCCGGCGGACCACCACCGATGCGTACGCCGCCGCGACCTCCGCCGAGGCCGCGCTGGTCGGCGACCTCGAGGCCGCGAAGGAGGCCCATCGCGCGGCCGGCGGCTCGACGCTCCAGTCGCTGGCGCTGGCCCTCGAGCAGGAGGCGGTGGTGCGCCAGGACCGACTCGGTCGTCGTGCCACGCTGCAGTCCCGCCTGCTGCCGCTGGTCCAGGTGACCGAGGCCCAGGACGCCGGCGCCGACCTCACGGTCGAGGGCGTCGAGGTCGGGCCGGCGCTCGACTCCGCCGGTGACTTCGCCGAGCTCCAGTCGCGGGCGCGTGCCTGGCTGGAGGGCTGGGAGGGCGACCACGCGGAGCTCAAGGCTGCCCGTGACGCCGCCCGCGACCGCCGCTACCCGATCAACGTGCGGCAGGGCGAGCTGCGTCGTGAGCGCGGATCGATGGAGAGCCGCGCCGGCCGCATGCCGGTGCGGATGCACGAGCTGCGCGCCGAGGTGGCCCGTGCCAGCGGCCTCTCGGTCGAGGAGCTTCCGTTCGTCGCCGAGCTGCTCGACGTCGCCCCGGACGAGTCCCGCTGGCGCCTCGCCGTGGAGACCGTGCTCGGCTCGTCGGCGCGGATGATGCTCGTGCCGATCGAGAAGCTCGACGACTTCTCCAGCGCGATCGACGGCCTCGAGCTGCGGGGCCGGATCACCTTCGAGGGCGCGGAGACCCACCTGCCCGACACCGACCCGGAGGACCCCGACTACGTCGCGGGCAAGCTCGTCTTCAAGGAGTCGCCCTTCTCCGGCTGGGTCCAGCAGCACGTCTCCGACCCGTCGCGCAACGCCCTGTGCGTCGAGGGCCCCGAGGGGCTGAGCGGCGAGGGCCTGCGGGTGACGCTCGCCGGCCAGACCCGCCAGGGGCGCCGCGGCGCGCACGGCCTCAACGACCTGCGCAGCGTCATCGGCTTCTCCAACGACGACGCCCTCGCCGACATCGACGAGGAGCTGGAGGCCCTGGAGGCCCAGCTCGTCGAGATCGACGAGGAGGTCGCCGAGCTCGACCGCCGCACCAGCGTCCTGGAGCTGCGCCGCACCGCGTACGAGGCGATCGCCGCCGCACGCTACGACGACCTCGACGTGACCGGCAGCGAGCGCCGCATCGCCGAGCTGGAGCGTCGCCGCGACGAGATCCTGAGCTCCGACGACGAGCTGCAGGTGCTGCAGGACCAGATCGAGCAGCTCCAGGCCCAGCTCGAGTCGACCCGCAAGGAGCGCTACGACCTCGAGCGCCGGCAGAAGGAGCTGGGCCGCGCCCACGCAGAGTTCGTCGACTCCGAGGACATGGTCAAGGACCGCCTCGAGGCGCTCGAGCGCAGCGGCCGGGCGGCCCTCGACGAGGCCCAGGACGCCGCGCTCACCGCCGAGTTCGCGGCGGCTGTCGCGCCCGCCGACCCGCACGACCTCGACCGGTTCGCCGAGCACTCCCAGCGCCTCTCCGAGCGGCTGCGCAACGCCGTCGGTGAGGCCGAGGCGGAGGGCCGCCGGGTCGACGAGGAGCTGGCCGCGATCTTCCGGATGTACAAGCTGCAGTGGGACTCGCCCAACCTCGGGGCGACGGCCGACTCCTACGCCGACTACGCCCGGATCCTCGACGAGATCAAGGGGACCGGCCTGGCCGGCCGACGCTCGGAGTGGCGCCGCCGGCTCACCGAGTGGAGCGGCCAGGACCTGGTGCCGCTCGTCGGCGCGATGGCCAGCTCGATCGAGGAGATCGAGGACCGTCTCGAGCCGATCAACGCGATCCTGCGCCGCCTGGAGTTCGGGGCTGAGGGCGACCGCCTGCGGATCCGCCTGCGTCGTCTGGCGCCCGCACACGTCCAGGCCTTCATGCGCGACCTGCGTACGCTCGCCGGCGGCGGCACCGCCGAGCTCGACGAGGTCGACCTGGAGAAACGCTTCAACGACCTGAGCCGCTTCATGAAGCAGCTGCGCCGACCCAGCGACACCGCCGAGGGCACCTCCGACCGCGACCGCCTGCTCGACGTGCGCCGTCACGTGGAGATCAGCGCCGAGCGCTACGACCACGCCACCGGGGAGCTCCGGGCGACCTACCGGACGCTGGGGGAGAAGAGCGGTGGCGAGAGCCAGGAGCTGGTCGCCTTCATCGTCGGCTCGGCGCTGCGCTTCCGCCTCGGCGACGAGATGCGCTCGCGGCCGCGCTTCGCGCCGGTCTTCCTCGACGAGGGCTTCGTGAAGGCGGACTCCGAGTTCGCCGGACGAGCCGTGCAGGCGTGGAAGGGGCTCGGCTTCCAGCTGATCATCGGTGTCCCGCTCGACAAGGTGACCGGCCTGGAGCCGCACATGGACGACCTGCTCGCGATCACCAAGAACGCGCAGACCCACCAGTCGTGGATCACCCCGATCACCGACCCGACCCGGGCGGTTGAGCGCGGGCTCTGA
- a CDS encoding ATP-binding protein: MSSDVVAGTDGLFDASVVTTPSDDTMQWRAALLQLVNWGGFSGLTSVPLRGDTTMISGASGVGKSTILDAYTALMMPSDTKFNGASNDAVSGRARSVGQRATCSPTSGVRSTWSTTRRPGALWRSCCAAVAPTPGARWR; this comes from the coding sequence ATGAGCAGCGACGTGGTCGCAGGCACCGACGGGCTCTTCGACGCCTCCGTCGTCACCACCCCGAGCGACGACACCATGCAGTGGCGTGCGGCGCTGCTGCAGCTGGTCAACTGGGGCGGCTTCAGCGGTCTGACCAGCGTCCCCCTGCGTGGCGACACGACGATGATCTCCGGCGCCTCCGGCGTCGGCAAGAGCACGATCCTCGACGCCTACACGGCGCTGATGATGCCGTCGGACACCAAGTTCAACGGCGCCTCCAACGACGCCGTCTCCGGTCGCGCCCGCAGCGTCGGCCAGCGCGCAACCTGCTCTCCTACCTCCGGGGTGCGGTCGACGTGGTCGACGACCCGAAGACCGGGCGCCCTGTGGAGAAGCTGCTGCGCGGCCGTGGCTCCGACACCTGGGGCGCGGTGGCGATGA
- a CDS encoding DUF4194 domain-containing protein, giving the protein MSDLEQDLEQGLDPATDRARDSVAEPVSDPDDAAYDDRDDAAYDALEDSASVSLFEGDEGTLEFTRRRTLVTLLKSRFISARTHPREWEVLVEDEQLLRSRLNDLFLDLLVDREREVAWKRQASSETGGRFPTLLHDVPWSREETLVLVHLRDRLRAGYASGEARVFIDREDIVEHVASFRPLHATDESGDEKRARNAVLSIVKSGLLIGAAGDDRYEISEAVEPLLPLELLTELLDALRRANSVEERPARVEDLFGDAATEGDDRDDAGIDDEEDWA; this is encoded by the coding sequence ATGAGCGACCTCGAGCAGGACCTCGAGCAGGGCCTCGACCCTGCGACTGACAGGGCCCGCGACTCCGTGGCCGAGCCCGTGAGCGACCCCGACGACGCGGCGTACGACGACCGCGACGACGCCGCGTACGACGCCCTCGAGGACTCCGCCTCCGTCTCGCTCTTCGAGGGCGACGAGGGCACGCTGGAGTTCACCCGGCGCCGCACGCTGGTCACCCTGCTGAAGTCGCGCTTCATCAGCGCGCGCACCCACCCGCGCGAATGGGAGGTGCTGGTGGAGGACGAGCAACTGCTGCGCTCGCGCCTCAACGACCTCTTCCTCGACCTGCTGGTCGACCGCGAGCGGGAGGTGGCGTGGAAGCGCCAGGCCTCCTCCGAGACCGGCGGCCGCTTCCCGACCCTGCTGCACGACGTGCCGTGGTCGCGTGAGGAGACGCTGGTGCTCGTGCACCTGCGCGACCGGCTCCGAGCCGGCTACGCGAGCGGCGAGGCGCGGGTCTTCATCGACCGCGAGGACATCGTCGAGCACGTCGCCTCCTTCCGCCCGCTGCACGCCACCGACGAGTCGGGTGACGAGAAGCGCGCCCGCAACGCAGTGCTGAGCATCGTGAAGTCGGGGCTGCTGATCGGCGCCGCCGGCGACGACCGCTACGAGATCAGCGAGGCCGTCGAGCCCCTGCTGCCGCTGGAGCTGCTCACCGAGCTGCTCGACGCGCTGCGCCGGGCCAACTCGGTCGAGGAACGCCCGGCCCGCGTGGAGGACCTCTTCGGAGACGCAGCGACCGAGGGCGACGACCGCGACGACGCGGGCATCGACGACGAGGAGGACTGGGCATGA